The sequence TCTTGCTGCGCCATATCGTGCCTCTCTGTCTGCCGTCGGTGATTATCCGTATCACCATGAATATGGCCGGGATTATTTTGACCGCTGCGGGTCTGGGCTTCCTCGGCTTGGGCGCTCAGCCACCGGACCCAGAGTGGGGGGCGATGATCTCCAGTGGCCGCCGCTACATGATGGAGTGCTGGTGGTTAGTGACCATTCCCGGTCTGGCGATTCTGCTGAACAGTCTGGCGTTTAACTTCTTAGGAGATGGCTTACGTGACATCCTCGATCCCAGAACAGAATAACGCAGTGCCCTTGCTGGAAGTGGACGACCTGCGGGTCAGCTTCGTCAATGGCAAACAGGTGACTGATGCGGTGCGCGGGGTCTCCTTTGCGCTCGGCAAAGAGAAACTGGCGATTGTCGGTGAGTCTGGCTCGGGTAAATCGACCGTCGGCAGGGCGCTGCTCAAGCTGCATCCGGGCAGTGCGCAGATTCACGCCAACACTCTGCGCTTTGCCGAGGTGGATTTATTGCGCGCCAGTGAAGCCAAAATGCGCGAGGTGCGCGGCAAGCGGATGTCGATGATTATGCAGGACCCGAAATACTCATTGAATCCGGTGGTCTGTGTCGGCGATCAGGTGGCGGAAGCCTATCTAGCGCACCATAAAGTCTCACGCCAAGAGGCGCGGGATCGGGTGCTCGCCATGTTTGAGGTGGTCCGCATCCGCCAACCGCAGCGCGTGTATCACCTCTATCCGCACGAAGTCTCTGGCGGCCAAGGGCAGCGCATCATGATCGCGATGATGCTGATTACTGGCCCGGAAATGGTGATTGCCGATGAGCCAACCTCGGCGCTGGATGTCTCGGTGCGGTTACAGGTGCTGGCGATGCTCGACGATCTGGTGCAAGAGCGCGGGTTGGGGCTGATTTTTATCAGCCACGATATCAATCTGGTGCGCAGCTTCTGTGATCGGGTGCTGGTGATGTATGCCGGGCGGGTGGTGGAGTCCATCGCGGCTTGCGATCTGGATCATGCGCAGCACCCCTACACGCGGGGCTTGCTCAATGCGCTGCCGGATCTGAATAACCGCCGTGACCGTCTGCCCGTGATGGTGCGCGATCCCGCTTGGATGAATAGCTAAGGAGCCAGTGATGTCTGCAAACGCGATGATTGAGATCAATAATCTTAACCTGACTTTTGGCGAGGGTAGCCAGCAAAATCAGGTGCTATTTGATGTCAATCTGGCAGTAAAAAATGGCGAGATTTTTGGTTTAGTGGGGGAGTCCGGTTCCGGCAAAACCACGGTGTTGAAGTGTCTTGCCGGGCTGTTCAACCACTGGACCGGGCAGTTAACTCTCAACCAAATTCCCTTGGCGCACCGGATTGAGCGCGATCGTTGCCGCCATGTCCAGATGGTGTTCCAAGACCCCTATGGGTCGCTGCACCCACGCCATACCATCGAATACATTCTTGCTGAGCCGCTGATGATTCACGGCATCGGGGATCGCGACTCGCGGATTGATACTATTTTGGAGAAAGTGGGCCTCAACCCGCTGTTTCGCCAGCGCTATCCTCATCAGCTCTCCGGCGGTCAGCGCCAGCGTGTTGCCATTGCGCGGGCATTAATTCTGGAGCCGCGTGTCTTGCTGCTCGATGAACCTACCTCGGCGCTGGATGTCTCGGTACAGGCAGAAATTCTGAATCTGCTGGCGGAACTGCAACAGCGGGAGAAGTTGACCTATCTGATGGTGACTCATGATCTCGGGGTGATTGCCCACCTTTGCCATCGGGTGGCGGTGATGCAGCATGGCCGAATTCTGGAAACCCTCAACACCGCCGATTTAACCACCGACTGCGAAAAAACCGCCTATACCCATATGCTGGTGGACGCCAGTCGCCAATACAGCCGAGATTTGGCACAGAAAGCGGCTGAAATGTCGTAATTAGCTGCCATCTTTAACAACACTGTCATCATCAACTCTGGCGCTTCTTGCGGGAAGCGCCAGTAATTTTTTGCGCTATCACCCTAAGCCCGCGAGGGCATTCATTATGGGTTCAAGCGCGAGAGCATAAGCAAAGAACATGACTATCGCGGCGATCGGCACGAACAGGTGGCGGCATCGGCTGATGATGTACCAGGGAGAATTAATCACCGCAGTCACCACCGCGGTTGGCAGTAATAGGAAGCTGCTACTCTTCAATGCCATTCGCCATATGAACGCGGTGAGCACCAGCGTTAATAGGACACCGGGCCGAATTTGCGTGGTGATATCCGCCGCTGCAAACACGGTTTTGAGGTAGATAAGTGCAATCAGGCTCCCGCCGACCAGCAGAGAAAAGAGAAACGCCAATAGCAGAAATGGACTCAACAGGCGCGTTTTCTGTAGGCCAAAACAGAGCAGATTGTGCCCATATAAATAGTAAGCCATCACCGCCGCGAGTAGGCCAATCGGTAAAACTCCGGCGTGTGAAGAGCTTGCCGCCAGTGCGCCCGAGGCTATCCAGAACAGGGTGAGGAATAGACTCTGCCAACTGGCATATAAGTGCTGATTCTGAAAATAAGCAATGGCGTGAGGATTTATCTTTTCCCGCAGAGTCGGGTTGTTCTGCAACAGTGTCGCTAATTTTTGGCGTAATGAGGGCAGAAAATCGGGCACTAATCGCACCCAAAAAGGGATCTCTTTTTGCGGATCGCTGAGCAGGGTGGCGATCATTTTATCCTTCAGCGAATGATTTTTGCTTAAGACGATCTCTTGCCATGCGCGCTCATCTTCTGTGGTGGAGACTTGCTGATAGAGGCGCTGGGCGACCTCATCAGGGAGTGCGTGTGCCGCATATTGCTCCAAATCCCAATGCATTAAAGCGGACACTTGCATTAAGCCCGCTTCATGCAGCCCTGACTGTTCGCTCAGCGCGTTAGCCAAATCCAGACTAAATCTCTCGCGCACCGCCAATGTTCTTTGATCCAACTGCTGCAATAGCTCATCCAGCGCCTTCAGCCCCTTTAACTCATCATTTACCAAGCACTCCGCTAATGCGGTCACTTGCTCAAGTGGAATATGGGGGGGGGCTGCTGGCGGCACATCCGGCGAAGTGGCTTGCTCGAACGGCACCCATTCGGCTGTTGGGGTCAATGCACTGTCTATGGTTTTACTGAAATCAAGGGGTTGACTGAGATCGACGGCTTGACTGTGATGCTCTGCATAATGGCGGGCATCATCGAATGCTTCCCTAAGCTGTTGGTAGCCTGCGGGGTCGCTGTCGGGGCGATGCTGTTTGAGCTGAGTGGCATAGGCCCGCTTGATGTCACTGAGATTGGTGGTGGGGGAGATATCCAAAATCGACCAGATACTCATGCTTATAGCCTCTCGTCGCTAAAATGAGCAATTGCTGCTTTAAGCTCATCACGTGTGGTGGCGATGCGGCGGACATTTTGTGAGTCCAGCGCCAACTCAAAATAGCTGATATAGGCATCCAATGTGGTGCGCTCCTCGGCCAGACAGCGCTCATACAGTTGCGCCCCTTGTGCGAGTAATAACTTGTTTTCCTGATATTCACGCGGATGTTGCTTCATGGCGGCCAGTTTCAGCAGACTGGCGTGAATCTCCTCTTCACTCATTTGGCCGGGCACTCTTTCGATAATCATGGATGTCACCTGATCTGAATCGGGCAAGCGGCACTCCACTTCCAATATTCCGTCCAAGGTATAAGTGAAGCGGATATCAATCGAAACCTCTCCCGCTTTGCGGCGCGGCACGGGCAGATTGAGTTGGCCGAGCAGGATATTTTCAGCTACTTTGCGGGCTTCACCTTGGTAGATATGAACATCGACCTGCTGCTGATGATCATAAACGGTATTCACACGTTGCACGGTGCTGAC comes from Yersinia mollaretii ATCC 43969 and encodes:
- a CDS encoding ABC transporter ATP-binding protein encodes the protein MAYVTSSIPEQNNAVPLLEVDDLRVSFVNGKQVTDAVRGVSFALGKEKLAIVGESGSGKSTVGRALLKLHPGSAQIHANTLRFAEVDLLRASEAKMREVRGKRMSMIMQDPKYSLNPVVCVGDQVAEAYLAHHKVSRQEARDRVLAMFEVVRIRQPQRVYHLYPHEVSGGQGQRIMIAMMLITGPEMVIADEPTSALDVSVRLQVLAMLDDLVQERGLGLIFISHDINLVRSFCDRVLVMYAGRVVESIAACDLDHAQHPYTRGLLNALPDLNNRRDRLPVMVRDPAWMNS
- a CDS encoding ABC transporter ATP-binding protein yields the protein MIEINNLNLTFGEGSQQNQVLFDVNLAVKNGEIFGLVGESGSGKTTVLKCLAGLFNHWTGQLTLNQIPLAHRIERDRCRHVQMVFQDPYGSLHPRHTIEYILAEPLMIHGIGDRDSRIDTILEKVGLNPLFRQRYPHQLSGGQRQRVAIARALILEPRVLLLDEPTSALDVSVQAEILNLLAELQQREKLTYLMVTHDLGVIAHLCHRVAVMQHGRILETLNTADLTTDCEKTAYTHMLVDASRQYSRDLAQKAAEMS
- a CDS encoding J domain-containing protein, whose product is MSIWSILDISPTTNLSDIKRAYATQLKQHRPDSDPAGYQQLREAFDDARHYAEHHSQAVDLSQPLDFSKTIDSALTPTAEWVPFEQATSPDVPPAAPPHIPLEQVTALAECLVNDELKGLKALDELLQQLDQRTLAVRERFSLDLANALSEQSGLHEAGLMQVSALMHWDLEQYAAHALPDEVAQRLYQQVSTTEDERAWQEIVLSKNHSLKDKMIATLLSDPQKEIPFWVRLVPDFLPSLRQKLATLLQNNPTLREKINPHAIAYFQNQHLYASWQSLFLTLFWIASGALAASSSHAGVLPIGLLAAVMAYYLYGHNLLCFGLQKTRLLSPFLLLAFLFSLLVGGSLIALIYLKTVFAAADITTQIRPGVLLTLVLTAFIWRMALKSSSFLLLPTAVVTAVINSPWYIISRCRHLFVPIAAIVMFFAYALALEPIMNALAGLG